ACGCCAACATCGTCGCGCGCCCCTTGATGCAGGGCGAGTCGATTGTGGTGGCGGCCCCTTCCTATCTGGCGCGCAAAGGCTTGCCGTTGCCAGAGCAACCCCAGGACCTGTTGCAGCACGACTACCTGCGCGATTCGGGCATGGCAGGGCGGGCCCACTTGGGGCTAGGCCGCAAGCTGCGGCTCTTGCCCGTGGATGGGCGGCAACCGCCCCAAGAGCTGGAGGTGCCGTCGGTGGTGTTGCAGTCGATCAGCACTGAGGTGCTGATGCGTGCCGCAGTAGACGGCATGGGCGTGGCCGTGGCGCCGCGCCTGCTGGTGCATGAGCACCTGGCCCAGGGCGAGCTGGTGCAGTTGCTGCCAGGCTGGATTTACGCGCGCTACACCGTTTACGCCGCGCTACCCTCGGGCCGCATGCTGCCTGCGCGCACCAAGGTGTTTCTGGACTTTCTGAGTGAGCAGGTGCGCAAGTCCATGGCCATGCGCAAGCAGATCGAGAGTTGCTTGGGATCGCCTGCCGGCCAGGCATAGCGCTGCTTCAGACCTGCCTCAGGTTGCCGTGCCGGACGCTTGCGGCATCGCAAACTGGTTTTGCCGCCAGGCCTCAAACACCGTCACCGCCACTGCGTTGGAAAGGTTGAGGCTGCGCTGCCCGGCCACCATGGTCAGGCGCAGGCGCTGGCTGGGGGCAAAGGTCTCGCGCAGCTCGGGCGCGAGACCACGGGTTTCCGAGCCAAACACCAGCCAGTCTCCGGGCTGAAAGGCCGTGTCGTGCACGCCCTGCGTGCCCCGCGTGGTGAGCGCGAACATGCGGGCCGGGTCGGGCTTGGCGTCGCTCAAAAACGTGGCCCAGTCGCGGTGCTTGAGCACCTGGGCGTACTCGTGATAGTCCAGCCCTGCGCGGCGCATGAGGCGGTCTTCCATGGAAAAGCCCAGCGGCTCCACCAGGTGCAGCGTGCACCCGGTGTTGGCCGCCAACCGGATCACGTTGCCGGTGTTGGGTGGGATTTCGGGCTCGACAAGAACAATGTGAAACATGCCGCTATTGTCGTTGCCTAGGAGTCTGCGCGGCAGAAGGCATCGAAGCGTAACGCGCGAAAACCGAGGATCGCGTGGTGCTACCGACAAGCCCAGGGTTGACCCCTGGGCGCAGGAGGTAGTACCGCGCGAGACCGGTTTATCGCACGTTGCAGCCGATGCTCCTTCTGCCGCGCAGACTCCTAGCGGGCTGCCTCATCCCACGCGGCTCACTCAGGCCGTGAACTGCAGCTTGGCCAGCTGGGCATACACCCCTTGGGCGGCCAACAGGCTGGCGTGGGTGCCTTGCTCAACGATGCGGCCGTGCTCCAGCACCACGATGCGGTCAGCGTTTTGCACGGTGGCCAGCCGGTGTGCAATGACCAGGGTGGTGCGCTGCCCGGTGTGGCGCTGCATGGCAGTGTCCAGCGCGGCTTGCACCATACGCTCGCTCTCGGCATCGAGTGCGCTGGTGGCTTCGTCCAGCAGCAGCAGGGGCGGGTTCTTCAAAATGGCACGGGCAATGGCAATGCGCTGCTTTTGCCCGCCCGACAGGCGCACGCCGCGCTCGCCCAAAAAGGTGTCGTAGCCCTGGGGCAGGGCCATGATGAAGTCGTCGGCAAAGGCGGCCTGGGCGGCGGCCTTCACTTCTTCTGGGGTGGCATCCGGCTTGCCGTAGCGGATGTTCTCCAGCGCCGATGCGCCGAAGATCACGGCGTCTTGCGGCACGGTGGCAATGTGGCTGCGCAGTGTGGTGAGTGCCAGGTCGCGGATGTTCACCCCGTTCAGGAAGATGCCCGATGGCGCAGCGCCGCTGCGTGGTGCGTCGGCGTCGTAAAAGCGCTGCAGCAACTGAAACACCGTGGTCTTGCCCGCGCCGCTGGCGCCCACCAGGGCCACCGTTTCACCGGGTGCCAGGGTGAGTGAAAAATCGGCGAGCGCAGGCTGGTCGGGGCGCGACGGGTAGCGAAACTGCACCGAGGCAAAGTCCACCGCCAGGCCCCGGCCGGTGTGCGGTAGTGGCAGGGGCGATGCGGGCTCTGCCACAGGCGATTGGGTAGCCAGCAGCTCCATCAGCCGCTCGGTGGCCCCAGCGGCGCGCAGCAAGTCACCATACACCTCGCCCAGCACGGCCACGGCCCCTGCCAGCAGCATCACGTACACCACGGTTTGCCCCAGGTGCCCTGCAGTCATCTCGCCAGCCAGCACGGCCTGTGTGCCACGGTACAAGCCCCACAGCAGCAGGGCTGCGTTGGCAATGATTATGAACGCCACCAGCACGGCGCGTGCGCGGGTGCGCTGCACGGCGGTGGAAAAAGCGCTTTCGGCCGCCCCCGCAAAGCGGGCGGACTCGCGCTGCTCTGCGGTGTAGCTTTGCACTACTGGGATGGCGTTGAGCACCTCGGCGGCGATGGCGCTGGAGTCGGCCACGCGGTCCTGGCTGTCGCGCGAGAGCTTGCGCACGCGCCGCCCAATCCACATGGCGGGCAGCACCACTAGCAGCACGGCCAGCAGCACCACCGACATCACATAGGGGTTGGTCCACACCAGCATGCCCAGTGCCCCAATGCCCATCACGGCATTGCGCAAGCCCATCGACAGCGACGAGCCCACCACGGTTTGCACCAGCGTGGTGTCTGCTGTGAGCCGCGACAGCACCTCGCCGGTCTGGGTGCTTTCAAAGAACTGCGGGCTTTGCCGCAGTACGTGGCTGTACACCGCCTGGCGCAGGTCGGCCGTCACCCGCTCGCCCAACCAGCTCACGGCATAAAAGCGGGCCGCAGAAAACACGCCCAGCCCTACCGCCACCAAAAACAGCGCGCCAAAGTGCCCGCGCAATTCCATGGCCTGGCTGGCGCGGTCGCCCGCGACCAAGCCTGTGTCAATCAAATCGCGCAAGGCCAGCGGAAACGCCAGTGTGGCCAGCGCGGCCAGCACCAAGCACAGCAGCGACCACGCAATGCGCGCACGGTAGGGCTTGAGAAAGGGCACAAGCCCGGTGAGCGAGCGCGGTGCACCGCGTGCGTTGCCAGCGGGGGCAGTGGGTGTGGCCATGGGGTATGGGATGGGCAGAGGAGCTATGAAGGGCGGGGCTGCGTGCCCCGCGTGATGGCGCATGGTAGGGCGATCAGGTGTTGCGCGGGTGTCGCGAGATATCGGTAGATGTCAATTCATGTCGCTATGTATCGCTGCGTGTCGTTGCCATCGCTGCGGATCGGGGTGCGCTGAGCGTGAGGGTGATGGCATAGGGTCTGTGTCTAGGCATTAATACATAGGCATTAGTACCAGTATCTGCCAACCACGGTCGGGGCATACGATGCACCACAGCAAAGCGGCTTCACGCCAGCCTTTGCGCAAGTCAGTTTTCATCCCGCACCATGGAGTGACCCAGGCGCAATGAGCGATGTGATCCTTGAAACCCAGAGCCTGACCAAAGAGTTCAAAGGCTTTACCGCCGTCAGCAATGTCAACCTGGCGGTGCGCCGAGGCTCCATCCATGCGCTCATCGGTCCCAACGGGGCGGGCAAGACCACCTGCTTTAACTTGCTCACCAAGTTTCTGGTGCCCACTTCGGGGGTGATTCGCTTCAACGGGCACGACATCACGGCAGAGGCACCTGCGCAAATTGCGCGCCGGGGGGTGATTCGCTCCTTTCAGATTTCGGCGGTGTTCCCTCACCTCACACTGCTGGAAAACGTGCGCCTGGGCCTGCAGCGCAAGCTGGGCACGTCGTTCCATTTTTGGCGCAGCGAGCGCAGCCTGCAGCAGCTGGACGAGCGCGCCATGCAACTGCTGACCGAGGTGGGCCTGGACGACCTGGCCGACGAAGTGACGGTGAACTTGCCCTATGGCCGCAAGCGCGCATTGGAGATTGCCACCACGCTGTCGATGGAGCCCGAGCTGATGCTGCTGGACGAGCCCACACAAGGCATGGGGCACGAGGATGTGGACCGGGTGACGCAGCTCATCAAAAAGGTCTCGGCCGGGCGCACCATCTTGATGGTGGAGCACAACATGAAGGTGGTCTCCACCATTGCCGACTGCATCACGGTGCTGCAGCGTGGCGCTGTGCTGGCAGAGGGGCCGTATGCCGAGGTCTCCAGCAACCCGCAGGTGATGGAGGCCTATATGGGCACGACAGATGGTCAACTCCAAGGGGCGCATTGACATGGGTACCCCTGCACTTGAAATCAAGAACCTCGAAGCCTGGTACGGCGAGTCGCATGTGCTCCACGGCGTGGACATCGTCGTGCAGCCCGGCGAAGTGGTCACGCTGCTGGGCCGCAACGGCGCCGGGCGCACCACCACCATGCGCGCCATCATGGGTCTCACGGGGGCCCGCAAAGGCTCGGTCAAGATCAATGGGGTGGAGACTGTGGGCATGCCCACCCACCGCATTGCCCACCTTGGCGTGGGCTATTGCCCGGAAGAGCGGGGCATTTTCTCCAGCCTCTCGTGCGAGGAAAACCTGCTGCTGCCGCCCGCTTTGAAGACCGGCACACCAGGCATGTCGGTGCCCGAGATTTACGCCATGTTCCCCAACCTGGCGGAGCGGCGCAACAGCCAGGGCACGCGCCTGTCGGGTGGCGAGCAGCAGATGCTGGCCGTGGCCCGCATTCTGCGCACAGGCGCCAATTTGCTGCTGCTCGATGAAATCT
This Acidovorax sp. 106 DNA region includes the following protein-coding sequences:
- a CDS encoding ABC transporter transmembrane domain-containing protein, with translation MATPTAPAGNARGAPRSLTGLVPFLKPYRARIAWSLLCLVLAALATLAFPLALRDLIDTGLVAGDRASQAMELRGHFGALFLVAVGLGVFSAARFYAVSWLGERVTADLRQAVYSHVLRQSPQFFESTQTGEVLSRLTADTTLVQTVVGSSLSMGLRNAVMGIGALGMLVWTNPYVMSVVLLAVLLVVLPAMWIGRRVRKLSRDSQDRVADSSAIAAEVLNAIPVVQSYTAEQRESARFAGAAESAFSTAVQRTRARAVLVAFIIIANAALLLWGLYRGTQAVLAGEMTAGHLGQTVVYVMLLAGAVAVLGEVYGDLLRAAGATERLMELLATQSPVAEPASPLPLPHTGRGLAVDFASVQFRYPSRPDQPALADFSLTLAPGETVALVGASGAGKTTVFQLLQRFYDADAPRSGAAPSGIFLNGVNIRDLALTTLRSHIATVPQDAVIFGASALENIRYGKPDATPEEVKAAAQAAFADDFIMALPQGYDTFLGERGVRLSGGQKQRIAIARAILKNPPLLLLDEATSALDAESERMVQAALDTAMQRHTGQRTTLVIAHRLATVQNADRIVVLEHGRIVEQGTHASLLAAQGVYAQLAKLQFTA
- a CDS encoding ABC transporter ATP-binding protein; its protein translation is MSDVILETQSLTKEFKGFTAVSNVNLAVRRGSIHALIGPNGAGKTTCFNLLTKFLVPTSGVIRFNGHDITAEAPAQIARRGVIRSFQISAVFPHLTLLENVRLGLQRKLGTSFHFWRSERSLQQLDERAMQLLTEVGLDDLADEVTVNLPYGRKRALEIATTLSMEPELMLLDEPTQGMGHEDVDRVTQLIKKVSAGRTILMVEHNMKVVSTIADCITVLQRGAVLAEGPYAEVSSNPQVMEAYMGTTDGQLQGAH
- a CDS encoding ABC transporter ATP-binding protein, which codes for MGTPALEIKNLEAWYGESHVLHGVDIVVQPGEVVTLLGRNGAGRTTTMRAIMGLTGARKGSVKINGVETVGMPTHRIAHLGVGYCPEERGIFSSLSCEENLLLPPALKTGTPGMSVPEIYAMFPNLAERRNSQGTRLSGGEQQMLAVARILRTGANLLLLDEISEGLAPVIVQALARMITTLRQKGYTVVMVEQNFRFAAPLADRFYVMEHGRIVEQFGAEQLQAKMPVLNELLGV
- a CDS encoding tRNA (cytidine(34)-2'-O)-methyltransferase → MFHIVLVEPEIPPNTGNVIRLAANTGCTLHLVEPLGFSMEDRLMRRAGLDYHEYAQVLKHRDWATFLSDAKPDPARMFALTTRGTQGVHDTAFQPGDWLVFGSETRGLAPELRETFAPSQRLRLTMVAGQRSLNLSNAVAVTVFEAWRQNQFAMPQASGTAT
- a CDS encoding LysR family transcriptional regulator; the encoded protein is MRVFQAVVDEGGFAAAARWLELSPPVVTRLVADLEQHLGTRLLQRTTRKLALTEAGDAYLARVRSILHEIEDAEAAAAASTRDLRGTIRIVASPVLATNFLAPLLAEWHALHPRLMLDIDIDAYASSRVDEFDVTFMVAAENFDANIVARPLMQGESIVVAAPSYLARKGLPLPEQPQDLLQHDYLRDSGMAGRAHLGLGRKLRLLPVDGRQPPQELEVPSVVLQSISTEVLMRAAVDGMGVAVAPRLLVHEHLAQGELVQLLPGWIYARYTVYAALPSGRMLPARTKVFLDFLSEQVRKSMAMRKQIESCLGSPAGQA